The following proteins are co-located in the Planococcus plakortidis genome:
- the guaB gene encoding IMP dehydrogenase, which translates to MWESKFLKEGLTFDDVLLVPAHSEVLPKDIDLSVELTPKIKLNIPIISAGMDTVTEAKMAISMARQGGLGIIHKNMSIEEQAEQVVTVKRSENGVITDPFYLTPQHQVYDAEHLMGKYRISGVPIVQSEEDLTLVGIITNRDLRFIQDYSLEIKDVMTKEKLVTAPVGTTLEDAEKILQQYKIEKLPIVDQNGMLKGLITIKDIEKVIEFPIAAKDEHGRLLAGAAVGVTSDTMKRVEQLVKAQVDVIVIDTAHGHSAGVLNMVSQIREAYPELTIVAGNVATASGTKALIEAGADIVKVGIGPGSICTTRVVAGVGVPQITAVYDCATEARKHGKSIIADGGIKFSGDIIKALAAGGHVVMLGSLLAGTTESPGETEIFQGRRFKTYRGMGSIASMEKGSKDRYFQDEAKKLVPEGIEGRLPYKGPLTDTIHQLLGGIRAGMGYCGTKDLRSLREDAQFIRMTGAGLIESHPHDVQITKESPNYSM; encoded by the coding sequence ATGTGGGAATCGAAATTTCTTAAAGAAGGGTTAACCTTCGATGATGTATTGCTAGTGCCAGCTCATTCAGAAGTCTTGCCAAAGGATATTGATTTGTCAGTGGAACTGACGCCGAAAATCAAGCTGAACATCCCGATTATTAGTGCTGGAATGGACACTGTGACAGAAGCGAAAATGGCTATTTCAATGGCACGTCAAGGCGGTCTTGGAATCATCCATAAAAATATGAGTATCGAAGAGCAGGCTGAACAAGTAGTGACTGTCAAACGTTCGGAAAATGGCGTCATTACTGATCCGTTCTACTTGACTCCTCAACATCAAGTTTACGATGCTGAGCATTTGATGGGTAAATACCGTATTTCTGGTGTACCGATTGTCCAGAGCGAAGAAGATCTTACCTTGGTGGGTATCATTACTAACCGCGACCTCCGCTTCATCCAAGACTATTCATTAGAAATTAAGGACGTTATGACAAAAGAAAAGCTAGTGACGGCCCCGGTCGGCACGACTCTGGAAGATGCTGAAAAAATCCTTCAACAATATAAAATTGAGAAACTACCGATCGTGGATCAAAACGGCATGTTAAAGGGGCTTATCACCATCAAGGATATCGAGAAAGTGATCGAGTTTCCGATTGCTGCAAAAGATGAGCATGGACGCTTGCTAGCTGGTGCAGCTGTAGGGGTAACATCTGATACGATGAAACGTGTAGAGCAATTGGTGAAAGCTCAGGTAGATGTGATAGTTATTGACACCGCACATGGCCATTCAGCAGGTGTATTGAACATGGTCAGCCAGATTCGCGAGGCGTATCCGGAACTGACGATTGTAGCAGGGAACGTAGCCACTGCAAGTGGAACAAAAGCTTTGATTGAAGCGGGTGCTGATATCGTTAAAGTTGGTATTGGACCAGGTTCTATCTGCACAACACGGGTTGTAGCAGGTGTCGGGGTTCCGCAAATCACAGCTGTTTACGATTGCGCTACAGAAGCCCGTAAACATGGCAAGTCAATCATTGCCGATGGGGGCATTAAGTTCTCTGGCGATATTATCAAGGCGTTGGCTGCAGGCGGACACGTTGTTATGCTAGGCAGCTTGCTCGCAGGAACGACTGAAAGCCCAGGGGAAACGGAAATCTTCCAAGGACGCCGCTTCAAGACTTACCGTGGCATGGGCTCGATTGCTTCCATGGAAAAAGGCTCGAAAGACCGTTATTTCCAGGATGAAGCGAAAAAATTGGTGCCTGAAGGAATTGAAGGGCGTTTGCCTTATAAAGGCCCTCTTACAGATACAATCCACCAATTACTTGGAGGCATTCGCGCAGGCATGGGCTATTGCGGTACAAAAGACTTGCGTTCACTTCGCGAGGATGCACAGTTTATCCGCATGACTGGCGCAGGGTTGATCGAGAGCCATCCGCATGACGTACAAATTACTAAAGAATCACCGAATTATTCTATGTAG
- a CDS encoding serine hydrolase: MIVSAIVFTIWVPADVQAEETVPVLADAAIVVDAETGQILYGQNDEAVLGIASMSKMMSEYLLFEAIEEGVVSWDDEYEVTDYSHRISQDLRLSNVPLRRDGSYTMKELYEAMAIYSANAATIGIAETIAGTEKEFVRMMNDKAKEMGIEDAHFVNSTGLNNSFLLGMHPEGTGEDEENTMSARSVAVLTKALLDDYPEILDTAKIPELMFREGTPDQIRMVNWNTMLPGMDHEYEGMDGLKTGTTDFAGHSFAGTAKRDGIRLIAVVMKAVDTEGEGSYKARFDATRALLDHGFGFQETEIMKAGQQFMGQESIPVAKGEKEQVAIAVKEPIRLLAPSSGTYQAELELTEAAPLEATVEEGQLVGKVRVLDSEGSEVEYLKGEKPAAGVEAIETVDRANWFALSMKGAVDFIKGLF, encoded by the coding sequence ATGATTGTGTCAGCTATTGTTTTTACAATATGGGTTCCGGCTGATGTGCAGGCAGAAGAAACTGTTCCTGTATTGGCGGATGCAGCTATTGTCGTGGATGCCGAGACTGGGCAGATTTTATATGGGCAGAATGATGAAGCTGTCCTTGGGATCGCTTCGATGAGCAAAATGATGAGTGAATATCTTTTGTTTGAAGCAATCGAGGAAGGTGTCGTCAGTTGGGACGATGAATACGAGGTGACGGATTATAGCCACCGTATTTCTCAGGACTTGCGCTTGAGCAATGTTCCACTGCGCCGGGATGGTTCCTATACGATGAAGGAGTTATATGAAGCAATGGCCATTTATTCGGCGAATGCGGCGACGATCGGCATTGCAGAAACGATTGCGGGTACTGAGAAAGAGTTTGTCCGGATGATGAATGATAAAGCGAAGGAAATGGGCATAGAAGACGCACACTTCGTCAATTCGACAGGGCTTAATAATTCGTTTCTATTAGGGATGCATCCGGAAGGGACAGGAGAAGATGAAGAAAACACGATGTCAGCACGTTCAGTGGCCGTATTGACTAAAGCTTTGTTGGATGATTACCCTGAAATCCTGGATACTGCTAAAATTCCGGAATTGATGTTCCGGGAAGGCACGCCTGATCAGATCCGTATGGTCAATTGGAATACGATGCTCCCTGGAATGGACCATGAATATGAAGGCATGGACGGTTTGAAGACTGGAACGACGGATTTTGCGGGCCATTCATTTGCAGGGACTGCCAAACGTGACGGAATCCGGTTGATTGCGGTAGTGATGAAAGCGGTCGATACCGAAGGGGAGGGTTCCTATAAGGCACGTTTTGATGCGACACGTGCCTTATTGGATCATGGTTTTGGATTTCAAGAAACGGAGATCATGAAAGCTGGTCAGCAATTTATGGGGCAGGAATCCATTCCTGTCGCAAAAGGTGAAAAAGAGCAAGTCGCAATAGCAGTTAAAGAACCGATACGTTTGTTGGCGCCGTCTTCTGGTACGTATCAGGCTGAGCTTGAATTGACAGAAGCTGCCCCACTTGAGGCAACTGTTGAGGAAGGCCAACTTGTAGGTAAGGTCAGGGTTTTGGATTCTGAAGGCAGTGAAGTGGAATATTTGAAAGGCGAAAAGCCAGCTGCGGGCGTTGAAGCGATAGAAACGGTGGATCGCGCCAATTGGTTTGCGTTGTCCATGAAAGGCGCAGTGGATTTCATTAAAGGTTTATTCTAA
- a CDS encoding PLP-dependent aminotransferase family protein — protein MDMLMFQLQKQSSVPLYKQLYREIRTAITAGKIAVGTKLPSKRKLADYLQISQTTVELAYSQLVAEGFIEPRPRKGFFTMPVEELAYLDLPQEEPAIRDVPKPSYAYDFNPARIDTRSFPFPTWRKTAREVIDEENHELLLAGHPQGDESLRVEIARYLYQSRGVVCEPEQIIVGSGTEQLMPLLIRLFDKNLNFGFENPGYALTHSIFEHDDRQAFPIAVDEDGIDVQELDKTGVDIAYVTPSHQFPTGSILSATRRAQLLNWAAAKPERFIIEDDYDSEFRYTSQPIPALQSMDVGGRVIYISTFSKSIMPSLRIAYLVLPPRLLNAYRNTFLHYTSTVPRIDQQIVATFMQKGHFSRHLNRMRKLYRKKLECLMQALSPYQPIVTVSGEQAGMHVVLTIDTERTEQNLVSLASDAGIRVFAMQNYDLLKQRSTLPKIVLGFGGLNEVEIQQGVEQLMHSWNIQKNQLTPKG, from the coding sequence ATGGATATGCTCATGTTCCAATTGCAAAAACAATCAAGCGTGCCACTATATAAGCAGCTTTATAGAGAAATCCGTACTGCCATCACAGCCGGAAAAATCGCAGTTGGCACCAAGCTTCCGAGCAAGCGCAAACTGGCAGATTATCTGCAGATCAGCCAGACGACCGTCGAACTCGCCTATTCCCAATTAGTCGCAGAAGGCTTTATTGAACCACGCCCGCGCAAAGGCTTTTTCACGATGCCGGTGGAAGAACTGGCTTATTTGGATCTGCCTCAAGAAGAACCGGCTATCCGCGATGTACCAAAACCCAGTTATGCATATGATTTTAACCCCGCGCGCATCGATACCCGTTCATTCCCATTCCCGACATGGCGCAAAACCGCACGCGAAGTGATTGATGAAGAAAACCATGAACTTCTTCTTGCTGGCCACCCGCAAGGAGACGAGTCGCTGCGCGTTGAAATCGCACGCTATTTGTATCAATCCCGCGGCGTGGTATGCGAACCCGAACAAATCATCGTCGGCTCCGGGACCGAGCAATTGATGCCGCTATTGATTCGCCTGTTCGACAAAAACTTGAACTTCGGCTTTGAAAACCCGGGTTACGCCTTGACCCATAGTATTTTCGAACATGACGACAGACAGGCCTTCCCGATTGCAGTCGACGAAGACGGCATCGATGTGCAGGAACTCGACAAAACCGGCGTCGACATCGCTTACGTTACCCCGTCCCACCAATTTCCGACTGGCTCCATCTTGAGCGCCACACGCCGCGCACAATTGCTGAACTGGGCAGCAGCAAAACCTGAACGTTTTATCATCGAAGACGATTACGATAGCGAATTCCGCTATACGAGCCAGCCCATCCCTGCCCTGCAAAGCATGGACGTTGGCGGGCGGGTCATCTATATCAGCACCTTCTCCAAATCGATCATGCCGTCATTACGCATCGCCTATCTCGTATTACCTCCAAGGCTGCTGAACGCCTACCGTAATACTTTTTTGCATTACACCTCCACCGTGCCGCGCATCGACCAGCAAATCGTCGCGACCTTCATGCAAAAAGGCCATTTCTCGAGACATTTAAACCGCATGCGTAAACTGTACCGGAAAAAGCTCGAATGCCTGATGCAAGCACTTAGCCCTTATCAACCAATAGTCACTGTTTCCGGCGAGCAAGCAGGCATGCACGTCGTGTTGACCATCGATACGGAACGCACGGAACAAAACTTAGTGTCCTTGGCAAGCGATGCCGGAATCCGCGTATTCGCGATGCAGAATTATGACCTGCTTAAGCAAAGATCCACTTTACCAAAAATCGTCCTCGGTTTTGGCGGCTTGAATGAAGTTGAAATCCAGCAAGGCGTCGAACAACTGATGCATAGTTGGAACATACAAAAAAACCAGCTCACCCCTAAGGGATGA
- the pdxS gene encoding pyridoxal 5'-phosphate synthase lyase subunit PdxS, translating into MSEKGTDRVKRGMAEMQKGGVIMDVVNAEQAKIAEAAGATAVMALERVPSDIRKEGGVARMADPRITEEVMNAVSIPVMAKARIGHITEARVLEAMGVDYIDESEVLTPADEEFHLLKNDYTVPFVCGCRNIGEAARRIGEGASMLRTKGEPGTGNIVEAVRHLRQVNAEVRNIVAMGEDELMTAARDLGASYEFLKEVKLLGRLPVVNFAAGGIATPADAALMMELGADGVFVGSGIFKSDQPERFARAIVEATAHYQDYALIAKLSKDLGPAMKGLEMETIGAADRMQERSW; encoded by the coding sequence ATGAGTGAAAAAGGCACAGATCGAGTGAAGCGCGGCATGGCAGAAATGCAAAAAGGCGGCGTCATTATGGACGTGGTCAATGCAGAACAGGCGAAAATTGCAGAAGCGGCAGGGGCGACGGCTGTCATGGCGCTTGAGCGCGTCCCATCCGATATCCGCAAAGAAGGCGGCGTGGCGCGTATGGCGGACCCGCGCATCACCGAAGAAGTGATGAATGCGGTGTCGATTCCGGTCATGGCGAAAGCGCGTATCGGCCATATTACAGAAGCGCGCGTGCTAGAAGCGATGGGCGTCGACTATATTGATGAAAGCGAAGTGCTGACACCGGCGGATGAGGAATTTCACTTGTTGAAAAATGATTACACGGTGCCGTTCGTCTGTGGCTGCCGCAATATAGGTGAAGCGGCGCGACGCATCGGGGAAGGGGCCTCTATGCTGCGCACGAAAGGCGAGCCCGGCACAGGGAATATCGTCGAAGCGGTACGCCATTTGCGCCAAGTGAACGCCGAAGTGCGCAATATCGTTGCGATGGGTGAAGACGAATTGATGACAGCCGCGAGAGATCTTGGCGCATCGTATGAGTTCTTGAAAGAAGTGAAATTGCTTGGACGTTTACCCGTCGTTAATTTTGCGGCAGGGGGCATCGCGACGCCAGCGGATGCAGCGCTCATGATGGAACTTGGGGCGGATGGCGTCTTTGTCGGATCTGGCATTTTCAAATCGGATCAGCCGGAACGTTTTGCGCGTGCGATCGTCGAAGCGACAGCTCATTATCAGGATTACGCATTGATCGCGAAACTGTCGAAAGATCTTGGGCCGGCGATGAAAGGATTGGAAATGGAGACGATCGGTGCGGCGGATCGCATGCAGGAAAGAAGTTGGTAA
- the pdxT gene encoding pyridoxal 5'-phosphate synthase glutaminase subunit PdxT translates to MKIGVLALQGAVREHVQAIEACGAEAVVVKNAGQLAELDGLVLPGGESTAMRRLIDRANLLEPLKQFAQAKKPIFGTCAGLVLLAKEIEGQDAAHLGVMDITVARNSFGRQVDSFEADLEIAGIDEPFPAVFIRAPHIVCAGEDVDVLCEYGGRIVLARSGPFLGCSFHPELTGDHRLMQLFLEMVENRELLPTEAHYSKI, encoded by the coding sequence ATGAAAATCGGTGTATTGGCGCTGCAAGGAGCGGTGCGTGAACATGTACAGGCGATTGAGGCATGCGGCGCGGAAGCTGTCGTGGTGAAAAATGCCGGCCAGTTGGCGGAACTCGATGGTTTGGTGCTGCCAGGCGGTGAAAGCACAGCGATGCGGCGGTTGATTGACCGTGCGAATTTGCTGGAGCCATTGAAACAATTTGCTCAGGCCAAGAAGCCAATCTTCGGGACGTGTGCGGGGCTGGTGCTGCTCGCTAAAGAAATTGAAGGGCAGGACGCCGCACATCTCGGTGTCATGGACATAACGGTCGCGCGCAACTCATTCGGCCGGCAAGTAGATAGTTTTGAAGCAGATCTGGAGATTGCGGGAATCGATGAACCATTTCCGGCAGTATTTATCCGTGCGCCGCATATCGTATGTGCCGGTGAAGATGTGGACGTCTTGTGCGAATACGGCGGGCGCATCGTGTTGGCTAGGAGCGGGCCGTTCCTTGGCTGTTCATTCCATCCCGAACTGACCGGAGACCACCGGCTGATGCAGCTGTTTCTGGAGATGGTGGAAAACAGGGAACTCTTGCCAACCGAAGCGCACTATAGTAAAATATGA
- the serS gene encoding serine--tRNA ligase, translating to MLDIRFVRENFDQVKTKLGKRGEDISVLDDFEALDQKRRELIVQTEKLKAERNEASQQIAVMKRNKENADEAIAKTREVGDQIKAIDDELREVEEKLDFIMMRVPNIPHDSVPFGDSEDDNEEIRTWGEQPQFGFDAKPHWDIATDLNIVDFERAAKVTGSRFVFYRGLGARLERALINFMMDLHQEEHGYEEILPPYLVNRESLTGTGQLPKFEEDAFLIEKEDYFLIPTSEVPVTNFYRDDILTADMLPQAFASYSANFRSEAGSAGRDTRGLIRQHQFNKVELVRFVKPEDSYEELEKLTGHAEKVLQLLGLPYRVLKMCTADLGFTAAKKYDIEVWIPSQETYREISSCSNFEDFQARRANIKFRREAKGKPEFVHTLNGSGLAVGRTVAALLENFQQEDGSVAIPEVLQPYMGGKTTIR from the coding sequence ATGTTGGATATCCGTTTTGTACGGGAAAATTTTGACCAAGTGAAAACCAAGCTCGGAAAGCGCGGGGAAGATATTTCCGTACTCGATGATTTTGAAGCGCTCGACCAGAAGCGCCGTGAATTAATTGTCCAGACCGAGAAATTGAAAGCAGAGCGCAACGAGGCGTCCCAGCAGATCGCCGTCATGAAGCGTAACAAGGAAAATGCCGATGAGGCAATTGCGAAAACGCGTGAAGTCGGCGACCAGATCAAAGCAATCGACGATGAGTTGCGTGAAGTCGAAGAAAAACTCGACTTTATCATGATGCGTGTGCCGAACATCCCACACGACAGCGTGCCGTTTGGCGACTCCGAAGACGATAACGAAGAAATCCGTACATGGGGCGAGCAGCCGCAGTTCGGATTTGATGCAAAGCCGCATTGGGATATTGCGACCGATTTGAACATCGTCGATTTCGAACGCGCCGCCAAAGTAACCGGAAGCCGTTTCGTGTTCTACCGCGGGCTCGGGGCACGCCTAGAGCGCGCGCTCATCAATTTCATGATGGACCTTCACCAGGAAGAGCATGGCTATGAGGAAATTTTGCCGCCGTATCTGGTCAACCGTGAAAGCTTGACCGGCACAGGGCAATTGCCGAAATTCGAAGAAGATGCGTTCTTGATCGAGAAAGAGGATTATTTCCTCATCCCGACGTCTGAAGTGCCGGTAACGAACTTCTACCGCGATGACATCTTGACTGCCGACATGCTTCCGCAAGCCTTTGCTTCTTATAGCGCGAATTTCCGCTCTGAAGCGGGTTCTGCGGGACGCGACACGCGCGGCTTGATCCGACAGCACCAATTCAATAAAGTTGAACTTGTGCGCTTTGTGAAGCCGGAAGATTCTTATGAGGAACTCGAGAAGCTGACGGGCCATGCAGAGAAAGTGTTGCAATTGTTAGGGCTTCCTTACCGCGTCCTGAAGATGTGCACGGCTGATCTTGGCTTTACGGCCGCGAAGAAATACGATATCGAAGTATGGATCCCGAGCCAGGAAACGTATCGTGAGATCTCTTCTTGTTCAAACTTTGAGGATTTCCAGGCTCGCCGTGCAAATATCAAATTCCGCCGCGAAGCAAAAGGCAAGCCGGAATTCGTCCACACCTTGAACGGCAGTGGGCTTGCTGTCGGGCGTACAGTGGCCGCATTGCTCGAAAATTTCCAGCAGGAAGATGGTTCTGTTGCCATCCCTGAAGTATTGCAGCCTTATATGGGCGGGAAAACGACGATCCGCTAA
- a CDS encoding alpha/beta fold hydrolase, with amino-acid sequence MQEVDFHFVETNGIRLHVAAAGPEEGELVVLLHGFPEFSYGFHHQMEELAASGYRVVAPDQRGYNLSDKPERIEDYTIDQLRDDIVGLIEAFGETSAFIVGHDWGGAVAWHLAASKPVYVKKLIAINIPHPAAMPRVMMKNPVQWVKSSYMAFFQLPEVPEKLMAANDFESMKQAMKGTARPSAFTEQELDRYREAWSQPDALTGMLNWYRALRKGSLNQVPKRPIETPVRILWGIGDQFLSPMLAKESLEFCEDAELVWVGEATHWVHHEQPVIVNRLIKEFLA; translated from the coding sequence ATGCAAGAAGTGGATTTTCACTTTGTAGAAACGAATGGCATCCGGCTTCACGTAGCGGCAGCCGGGCCGGAAGAGGGGGAGTTGGTCGTATTATTGCACGGGTTTCCGGAATTCTCTTATGGATTCCATCACCAAATGGAAGAACTAGCTGCATCGGGTTATCGCGTAGTGGCCCCGGATCAGCGTGGATATAATCTAAGTGACAAGCCTGAACGTATTGAAGACTACACAATTGATCAACTGCGTGATGATATTGTTGGCTTGATTGAAGCATTTGGGGAAACTTCGGCATTTATCGTCGGCCATGACTGGGGAGGGGCAGTGGCGTGGCATTTGGCTGCAAGCAAGCCGGTATACGTCAAAAAGCTCATCGCCATCAATATTCCTCATCCTGCAGCGATGCCGCGCGTCATGATGAAAAATCCGGTGCAATGGGTGAAAAGCTCGTATATGGCGTTTTTCCAACTCCCGGAAGTGCCGGAAAAGCTGATGGCGGCAAATGATTTCGAATCGATGAAACAGGCGATGAAAGGGACGGCAAGACCGTCCGCCTTTACGGAACAAGAGTTGGATCGATATCGGGAAGCCTGGAGCCAGCCCGATGCTTTGACAGGTATGCTCAATTGGTACAGGGCACTTCGCAAAGGCAGCCTCAATCAAGTTCCGAAAAGACCGATCGAAACCCCGGTGCGCATTTTGTGGGGGATAGGAGACCAGTTCTTATCGCCGATGCTCGCCAAAGAAAGCCTGGAGTTTTGTGAGGATGCAGAACTTGTCTGGGTGGGCGAAGCGACACATTGGGTGCATCATGAGCAACCAGTTATCGTTAACCGGCTGATCAAGGAATTTTTGGCATAG
- the tadA gene encoding tRNA adenosine(34) deaminase TadA: MNGMEKDHYFMGLAIEEAQKAAAKGEVPIGAVIVQGDRVIARAHNLRETTRNAVTHAELLAIQQACEALDNWRLENTKLYVTLEPCPMCAGAILQSRIPHIVYGARDSKAGCVDSLYRLLNDERFNHQCEVTENVMADECGGLLTQFFRDLRKRNKEKRKTQA; encoded by the coding sequence ATGAACGGAATGGAAAAAGACCATTATTTTATGGGGTTGGCCATTGAAGAAGCCCAAAAAGCCGCGGCGAAAGGCGAGGTACCGATCGGCGCGGTCATTGTGCAAGGCGACCGTGTCATTGCGCGTGCCCACAATTTGCGTGAAACGACGCGCAATGCGGTGACACATGCCGAATTGCTCGCCATCCAGCAAGCGTGTGAAGCGCTCGACAATTGGCGCCTTGAAAACACAAAGCTTTACGTTACGTTAGAGCCTTGCCCGATGTGCGCCGGCGCCATTTTGCAGTCGCGCATCCCGCATATCGTCTATGGCGCGCGTGATAGCAAGGCAGGCTGCGTCGATTCGTTGTATAGACTACTGAACGACGAGCGCTTCAACCATCAATGCGAAGTAACGGAAAACGTCATGGCGGATGAATGCGGCGGCTTGCTCACCCAGTTCTTCCGCGATTTGCGCAAACGCAATAAAGAAAAACGGAAAACCCAAGCCTAG
- a CDS encoding deoxynucleoside kinase produces the protein MPVPFITVEGPIGVGKTSLTKALSEQHQFQLLKEIVDENPFLNKFYEDIEEWSFQTEMFFLCNRYKQLSDIQKKFISNQEPVVADYHIFKNLIFAKRTLPEEEYAKYEAIYKILTADMPKPNMVIYLHASLDTLMKRIKLRGREFEQMITPDYMEQLSADYHEFIERFEREHPEIPVLRFNGDQLDFVQNHSDLEVILGQVEGTLEKRSLSI, from the coding sequence GTGCCGGTGCCATTTATCACCGTAGAAGGTCCGATCGGAGTGGGGAAAACCTCGCTGACGAAAGCACTTTCAGAACAACATCAATTTCAATTGCTGAAGGAAATCGTGGATGAAAATCCGTTTTTGAATAAATTTTACGAGGATATCGAGGAGTGGAGTTTCCAGACGGAAATGTTCTTCCTATGCAATCGCTATAAGCAATTGAGCGATATCCAAAAGAAATTCATCTCCAATCAGGAGCCGGTCGTTGCGGATTATCACATCTTCAAAAACTTGATCTTCGCCAAACGCACGCTGCCTGAAGAAGAATACGCCAAATACGAAGCGATCTATAAAATCCTGACGGCTGATATGCCGAAGCCGAATATGGTTATTTATTTGCACGCGAGCCTCGATACCTTGATGAAGCGCATTAAATTGCGCGGCCGAGAATTCGAGCAGATGATCACGCCGGATTACATGGAGCAATTGTCTGCAGATTACCACGAATTCATCGAACGTTTCGAGCGTGAGCATCCGGAAATCCCGGTCTTGCGTTTTAATGGGGACCAACTCGATTTTGTGCAGAATCATTCCGACCTCGAAGTGATTCTCGGGCAGGTCGAAGGAACGCTTGAAAAAAGGAGCTTATCAATATGA
- a CDS encoding deoxynucleoside kinase has translation MNENLRDKYGIPKDAVITIAGTVGVGKSTMTKALADSLQFRTSFENVDGNPYLDLFYDDFEKWSFHLQIYFLAERFKEQKRMFEYGGGFIQDRSIYEDTGIFAKMHQEKGTMNEVDYETYTNLFDAMVMTPYFPHPDLLIYLEGSIEDILGRIQERGRTMEQQTPVEYWLEMHERYERWIDSFNACPVLRLNINDYDLMNDPDCSEQIVERIGKFMQQTAVLKR, from the coding sequence ATGAACGAGAATTTACGAGATAAGTACGGCATCCCGAAAGATGCTGTCATCACCATCGCTGGAACGGTCGGCGTCGGAAAATCGACGATGACGAAAGCACTTGCGGACTCATTGCAATTCCGTACTTCTTTTGAAAATGTGGACGGCAATCCGTATCTGGATTTGTTTTATGACGATTTCGAGAAGTGGAGTTTCCATCTGCAAATCTATTTCCTGGCAGAGCGCTTCAAGGAGCAAAAGCGCATGTTCGAATACGGCGGCGGCTTTATCCAAGACCGCTCGATTTATGAAGACACCGGCATTTTTGCGAAAATGCACCAGGAAAAAGGCACGATGAATGAAGTCGATTACGAAACATATACGAATTTATTCGATGCGATGGTCATGACGCCGTATTTCCCACATCCGGATTTGTTGATCTATCTGGAAGGGTCAATCGAGGATATCCTAGGTCGCATCCAAGAACGCGGCCGTACAATGGAGCAGCAGACACCAGTCGAATACTGGCTGGAAATGCATGAACGTTATGAACGCTGGATCGACTCGTTCAACGCTTGCCCGGTACTGCGCCTCAACATCAATGATTACGATTTGATGAACGATCCTGATTGTTCAGAGCAGATTGTTGAACGCATCGGCAAGTTCATGCAGCAGACAGCTGTACTAAAACGCTAA